From one Pseudoalteromonas ulvae UL12 genomic stretch:
- the rapA gene encoding RNA polymerase-associated protein RapA: protein MNFSLGQRWISDTESDLGLGTVVSVEGRHVTILFPATGDNRVYSMLEAPVTRVVFNPGDKIRSIDEWELIVESISEQNGILCYTGRRADDDEPAQLKETFLDHFIKFNHPQDRLFAGQIDRFDRYTLRYQTWQHQYQSEQSPLRGLIGPRASLIPHQLYIAEEVGKRFAPRVLLSDEVGLGKTIEAGMIIHQQLIAGRASRILIVVPENLQHQWLVEMLRRFNLKFSIFDEERCTEAYADSDNPFETEQLVLVSLEFLTKKKRWFEKATLADWDLLVVDEAHHLRFDKSKPSTEYIRIEELSQDIKGLILLTATPEQLGHESHFARLKLLDPDRFYDYDAFVEEESHYQEVAEAANQLLSNDDLNQSAQTTLTQLLSDTHITQLLSDVAKGQQEARNEILSLLLDRHGTGRILFRNSRSAISGFPTRILEAHPVAMPKQYSTAMSVMGNISGSQNQEQAALRALFPEQIFQEFEGSTASWTKFDPRVDWLVDKLLELKREKVLVICAHAQTALSLEQELREREAIKAAVFHEGMSIIERDRAAAFFADEDNAAQVLLCSEIGSEGRNFQFAHTLVLFDLPLNPDLLEQRIGRLDRIGQTQDIQIHVPYFENTAQEVLFRWYHEGIDAFEQTSSTGQLLYQEFSEDLLELISNHNCDEEELDPLLEQAAKQNQVLKNKMEQGRDRLLELHSSGQGRAEELVEAIAAKDDETQLAMFMIKIFDVFGVNQDDKGENSIILKPTEHMLVPSFPCLKDEGITVTFDRDTALAQEDIHFISWDHPMVQGAMELIADDNFGSSSVALLKNKKLPAGSFFVELIYIAEASAPKSLQIGRFLPPTPIRILLDKAGNNLAANVGFDGFNQQLSAVGRQTASKLANALQPQIHGLIQTAATMAEQEMLTIKAGAHQSMSAAMADEVERLTSLKKCNPNIRDEEIQFLAKQQAELDQHIEKTQLKLDAIRLIVVSH from the coding sequence GATTTAGGGCTGGGGACAGTTGTGTCGGTTGAAGGCCGCCATGTGACTATTTTATTTCCAGCTACCGGTGATAACCGCGTTTATTCAATGTTAGAAGCACCTGTTACCCGTGTTGTTTTTAATCCTGGGGATAAAATCCGCTCGATCGATGAGTGGGAATTAATTGTTGAAAGTATCAGTGAGCAAAATGGTATTTTGTGTTACACCGGTCGTCGTGCAGATGACGATGAACCAGCACAATTAAAAGAGACGTTTTTAGATCACTTTATTAAATTTAATCACCCACAAGACCGATTATTTGCTGGTCAAATTGACCGCTTCGACCGCTACACATTGCGCTATCAAACGTGGCAACATCAGTATCAAAGTGAGCAATCACCTCTTCGAGGATTAATTGGACCCAGAGCCAGCTTAATTCCTCATCAATTATATATTGCTGAAGAAGTCGGTAAACGCTTTGCTCCGCGAGTGCTGTTATCAGATGAAGTTGGCTTAGGTAAAACCATTGAAGCAGGGATGATCATTCATCAGCAATTAATTGCTGGTCGTGCAAGCCGAATATTAATTGTTGTCCCTGAGAATTTACAACATCAGTGGTTAGTCGAAATGCTGCGTCGCTTTAATTTGAAGTTTTCCATCTTTGATGAAGAACGATGCACCGAAGCATATGCGGACTCCGACAACCCATTTGAAACAGAACAACTCGTTTTAGTCAGCTTAGAGTTTTTAACCAAGAAAAAACGTTGGTTCGAAAAAGCGACATTAGCGGATTGGGATTTATTAGTTGTCGATGAAGCCCATCACTTACGCTTTGATAAAAGCAAACCAAGCACAGAATACATCCGCATTGAAGAGTTAAGCCAAGATATCAAAGGCCTCATCCTACTGACTGCAACACCTGAGCAACTTGGCCATGAAAGCCACTTTGCCCGTTTGAAATTGCTTGATCCGGATCGTTTTTATGATTATGACGCCTTTGTTGAAGAAGAAAGTCACTATCAAGAAGTTGCTGAAGCAGCAAACCAACTCTTATCAAACGATGATTTAAATCAGAGCGCGCAAACAACTCTCACACAATTATTAAGTGACACCCATATCACTCAACTGTTGAGCGATGTCGCCAAAGGGCAACAAGAAGCGCGTAACGAAATTTTATCGTTATTACTCGATCGCCATGGCACAGGCCGTATTTTATTTAGAAATAGTCGCAGTGCGATTTCTGGTTTCCCAACTCGTATTCTCGAGGCACATCCGGTGGCTATGCCAAAACAGTACAGCACCGCGATGTCTGTAATGGGCAATATCAGTGGCAGTCAAAACCAAGAACAAGCAGCCCTTCGCGCTTTATTTCCTGAGCAAATTTTTCAAGAGTTTGAAGGCAGCACAGCTAGCTGGACTAAATTTGACCCGCGCGTCGATTGGCTAGTAGATAAACTATTAGAGCTCAAACGCGAAAAAGTTTTAGTCATTTGTGCTCATGCGCAAACAGCCTTAAGTTTAGAGCAAGAACTGCGCGAACGTGAAGCCATCAAGGCTGCGGTGTTTCACGAAGGCATGTCTATTATTGAGCGCGATCGCGCTGCGGCTTTTTTTGCTGATGAAGATAATGCAGCGCAAGTGTTACTGTGCTCAGAAATTGGCTCTGAAGGTCGTAATTTCCAGTTTGCTCACACCTTAGTGTTGTTTGATTTACCACTGAACCCTGATTTACTTGAGCAACGCATCGGACGTTTAGATCGAATTGGCCAAACGCAAGACATTCAAATTCATGTTCCTTACTTCGAAAATACCGCACAAGAAGTTCTCTTTCGTTGGTATCACGAAGGTATTGATGCCTTTGAACAAACCTCAAGTACAGGCCAACTGTTATATCAAGAATTTAGCGAAGACTTACTCGAGTTAATTAGCAATCACAACTGTGATGAAGAAGAACTCGACCCTTTACTTGAACAAGCAGCGAAACAAAATCAAGTTCTCAAAAACAAAATGGAACAGGGCCGAGATCGTCTACTCGAATTACACTCAAGTGGTCAAGGACGAGCGGAAGAGTTAGTCGAAGCTATTGCTGCCAAAGATGACGAAACTCAATTGGCGATGTTTATGATTAAAATCTTTGATGTCTTTGGGGTTAATCAAGATGACAAAGGTGAAAATAGCATCATTCTAAAACCAACTGAACACATGTTGGTGCCTTCATTTCCGTGTTTAAAAGACGAAGGCATTACCGTTACCTTTGATCGTGATACTGCATTGGCCCAAGAAGATATTCACTTTATTTCTTGGGATCACCCGATGGTTCAAGGGGCAATGGAACTCATCGCCGATGATAATTTTGGTTCAAGCTCTGTGGCGTTACTTAAAAATAAAAAGTTACCTGCAGGAAGCTTTTTTGTTGAGCTGATTTATATTGCAGAAGCCAGTGCGCCGAAATCATTACAAATCGGCCGTTTCTTACCACCAACACCAATTCGTATATTACTCGACAAAGCCGGTAATAATTTAGCTGCTAATGTCGGATTTGATGGCTTTAATCAGCAACTTTCAGCCGTAGGCCGTCAAACTGCAAGTAAATTAGCCAATGCTTTACAACCACAGATTCATGGCTTAATTCAAACTGCAGCGACGATGGCGGAACAAGAAATGCTCACCATAAAAGCAGGTGCGCACCAATCTATGTCTGCAGCTATGGCTGACGAAGTAGAACGATTAACTTCACTGAAAAAGTGTAACCCAAACATTCGTGATGAAGAGATCCAATTTTTGGCAAAACAACAAGCTGAACTAGATCAACACATCGAAAAGACACAGCTTAAATTAGATGCCATCCGTTTAATTGTTGTCTCTCACTAA